One Salmo trutta chromosome 19, fSalTru1.1, whole genome shotgun sequence genomic window carries:
- the LOC115154397 gene encoding chromatin complexes subunit BAP18, with the protein MTSASTKVGEIFSAAGAAFTKLGELTMQLHPVADSSPAGAKWTETEVEMLRSAVRRFGDDLNSISSVIKERTVAQIKTTVKRKLYEDSRVPLSSDSPKKITKKTTVIMAAALAPVAPTVIAVPTSQVVVTTGLQSPSMPTAIKKQKTADVTLSALNDSDVNSDLVDIEGLGDSSITKKLNFDQESLNLDSSLIMNSSDLPLLSR; encoded by the exons ATGACTTCAGCCTCTACTAAG GTGGGAGAAATCTTCTCTGCAGCAGGAGCAGCCTTCACCAAGCTGGGTGAGCTTACCATGCAGCTGCATCCAGTAGCTGACTCTAGCCCTGCAGG AGCCAAATGGACAGAGACGGAGGTCGAGATGCTGCGGTCAGCTGTGCGGCGCTTCGGTGATGATCTGAACAGTATCAGCTCTGTGATTAAGGAGCGCACTGT AGCCCAGATAAAGACGACAGTGAAGAGGAAACTGTATGAGGACAGCAGGGTGCCCCTCTCCTCCGACTCCCCCAAAAAGATCACCAAGAAGACCACAGTCATCATGGCAGCCGCACTAGCACCCGTGGCCCCCACTGTCATCGCAGTGCCCACCTCACAGGTTGTCGTGACTACAGGGCTGCAGAGCCCCTCTATGCCCACTGCCATCAAGAAACAGAAAACAGCAG atgtgacGCTCAGTGCTCTGAATGACTCTGATGTGAACAGCGACTTGGTGGACATTGAGGGACTGGGAGATAGTTCCATCACCAAGAAGCTCAACTTTGATCAAG AAAGCCTCAACCTGGACTCCAGCCTAATCATGAACTCCAGTGACCTGCCCCTCCTGTCTCGCTAA
- the rnasekb gene encoding ribonuclease kappa-B, giving the protein MPSLLFCGPKMAACGIVISIWGVIMLVMLGIFFSAKSAVLIEDVPFTEEDIRNDKNPPGTIYGLYNQVGINCFIAAAIYVAVGAVSLCQVRLNKRQEYMVT; this is encoded by the exons ATGCCATCCCTTTTATTCTGTGGTCCGAAAATGGCCGCTTGTGGAATAGTGATCAGCATATGGGGAGTCATCATGCTG GTGATGTTGGGGATCTTCTTCAGTGCAAAGTCTGCTGTACTGATTGAGGACGTGCCCTTCACAGAGGAGGACATCCGCAATGA TAAGAACCCCCCGGGGACCATATATGGACTCTACAACCAGGTGGGCATCAACTGCTTCATCGCAGCAGCCATTTATGTTGCAGTGGGGGCGGTGTCACTCTGCCAGGTTCGACTCAACAAGCGCCAGGAGTACATGGTGACATAA